GTGGCCTTCGGGCTGGCGGCAGTGGCCATCGGGTCCGACACGGGCGGTTCGGTGCGTATTCCTGCGGCGTGGAATGATCTGGTCGGTTTGAAAACCACGCATGGGCGGCTGACGTTGCAAGGCGTGGTGCCGCTTGCGCCGAAATTCGACACCGCCGGCCCGCTGGCCCGCAGTGTCGAGGATTGCGCGCTGGTTCTTGCCGCGATGGAACACCGCCCCGCACCCGATTTGCGCGGCGCCAGCCTGTCGGGGCGGCGGTTTCTGGTGCTGGATGGTGCGCCATTCGACGGTATTCGTGATATGCCTGCGCAAGCCTTTGAAGCGGCGGTTGATACGCTGGCCCGCGCGGGTGCCCAGATTACGCGCACATCATTGCCCTGTGTCAGCGATGCCTTGGCGCTGTCTGCGATCATTTACACGCCGGAATGTTACGCTGTCTGGCGCGACCAGATCGAAGCGGCGCCCGAAGTTATGTTCGCGCCGGTGCTGGAGCGTTTCCGGTCCGGTCGGGACCATTTGGCCAGTGACTATATTGCGGCATGGGACGCGTTGTCGCGCCACCGCGCGACATATCTGGCGCAAACTGCCGGATATGATGCGGTGCTGTTGCCAACCGCGCCCAATATGCCGCCCAACGCGCAGCGCCTGATGGATGATCATGCCTATTTCACCACTGAAAACCTGCTGACACTGCGCAACACGCGCATTGGCAATATGCTGGGGCTGTGCGCGCTGACACTGCCCACGGGTGTGCCGTCTGCTGGCATAAGCCTGATGTGCCCGCCCATGGCGGATGATCGCCTGTTGCGCCTTGGGGCGGCGGCAGAAACAGCGCTGGCAGCGGCGTAGCAGGCGCGCAAGGATTTTGCCTGATCTGACGATGCGACGGACCGCACCCAACCCATAGCGGGTAATGCCATTGCTTGCCGCCATATATAGTGGTGCCGCTATGTGATCTACGAAAATGCCACAATTTCGCGGGGTTATTGGCAAAACTTCAGTCGTTTTTCTGGACGGGGCGGCCCCTGCGCGTTATCCTGCACCCAATAATGGGGCAAAAGACCCCGAGCAGTCGAGGCAGTCCATGGCATACCCAGAGCGGTTTTCGAACCTGCCTGAATACGCATTCCCGCGCCTGCGCGCGCTTTTGGATCATCACCAACCCGGTGGTGCCCCTGTCGCCATGACAATTGGCGAGCCGCGCCATGAAATGCCGCCCTTTCTGGCGGATGTGTTGAATGCGAATATCGGCGGATTTGCGAAATATCCTGCAAATGAGGGTATTTCCCCCCTGTTGCAGTCCATTCAAGGCTGGATTTCAAGGCGTTACGGCGTGTCCTTGATGCCGGAAAACCTGATGGTTCTGAATGGCACGCGCGAAGGGTTGTTCAACGCGGCGCTTGCCCTGTGCCCTGAACGCAAGAACGGGCAAACCCCTGTCATCCTGACGCCCAATCCGTTTTATCAGGTTTATGCGGTCGCGGCCCTTGCTGTGGGCGCAGATCCGCGTTTCGTTGCGGCAACCGAGGGCACCGGCCATTTGCCCGATTACGCAAGCCTGCCCGCCGATGTGCTGGACCGCGTGGCGATTGCGTATGTCTGCTCGCCCGCCAACCCGCAGGGGTCGGTTGCGGATGCTGCCTATTGGCGCGCGCTGATCGCGCTGGCCGAAAAGCACGATTTCCGCATTTTCGCCGATGAATGCTATTCCGAGATTTACCGTGACACCCCGCCCCCCGGCGTGCTGGAAATTGCCGCCGAAATGGGTGCGGATAGCGAACGTGTGTTGTCGTTTCATTCGCTGTCGAAACGGTCGAACCTGCCGGGGTTGCGGTCGGGTTTTGTGGCGGGGGGCGTGGAATGTATACGCCGTATCCGGCAGTTGCGCGCCTATAGCGGCGCACCGCTGCCCGAACCCTTGCAACATGTCGCCGCCGCCGCTTGGGCGGATGAGGCGCATGTGGACCGGTCGCGGGCGCTGTATCAGCAGAAATATGCACTTGCAGATCGTATTTTCGGCAATGTGCCCGGATATGCGGGGCCAGCGGGCGGGTTTTTCCTGTGGCTGCCGGTGGATGATGGCGAAGCGGCCGCACTGAAGCTGTGGACCGAAACCGGCATCAGGGTGTTGCCCGGTGCTTATCTGTCACGCGACGTGGACGGGTTTAACCCCGGTCACGGGTTCGTCCGCGTGGCGATGGTGAACTTGATTGATGAAATGCAGGACGCGCTGATCCGGTTGCGCGCCTGTTTGTATAGTTAAACCCAAAGGGCGCGTCAGATGGCATCTTACAATATTGACAAGCGCGATCCGCTTCTGGACAGCAGATTGCAGGCGATTTTGCAAAAGCGCGGGCGTGAACTGGCTGGTCTTGGGCTGGGGGTGCTGGCTTTTGTCTTTGCGCTGATGCTTGGGTCATATTCGCCGGCCGATCCGGGCTGGATGGTGACCAGTGATGCGCCTGTGCAAAATTCGCTGGGGCGGATCGGTGCGGCGATTGCGTCCCCGCTTATGGTTATCGCTGGCATTGCGTCTTGGGGGATTGTTCTGTTTCTGGGTGGCTGGGGCCTGCGGTTGGTTCTGGGGCGCGGCCATGAGGCTGTTCTGGGGCGCGGCGTTTTCCTGCCGCTGGCGATTGCAGTAACATCCATCTGGTGTGCCAGTTTTGTGCCTGCGGCGCAGTGGGACATGTTGTATGGAATGGGCGGCGTGTTCGGTGATACAGTTCTTGGCGCTGTGGTGAATGCATTGCCCATGTCGCCCGCGGCTGGCGTGGGCTTCATGTCGCTGTCGATGCTGTTTGCCTGCCTGATGGTCTGGGGTTTCGTGATGGGTGTCAGCCGACACGAGGCGCTGAGCTTCGCGCGCTTCCTGCTGACAGGTGTGATTTTGACCTATGCAGGCGCAATGGTGCTGCTGCGCGGCGGTATTTCGGGCGGGCTGCGTGGTGCGCAGGCGGCCAGCGGGGCCGTGGCGCGTAAAGTGCAGAACCATCAGCAAGCGCGCGCCGAACATAACGCATATCGCGCGCAACCCGCGCAAGCCGCATATCATGACCGCGAGCCGGTGGTTCACCGCGCGCATGCCGCGCATGAACCGGTTCTGACGCGTCGCAATGCGCCCGTTATTCGCCCTGCGGCGTATTCCAACGATGACTGGCATCAGCACGACGATGCGGTTCTGATAGATCCGCTGGTTGCCGATATGCCGCCCCCTGCGCCACAGCACCCGCGCGCACACTATAACGAGCCGCCCGCAGAAGAGCCGCGTGGCGGCATTCTGTCCAAACTGAAATCCCTAAGCATGCGCGGCGCGGAACCTGCCCCCATGCCGGAACCCGAACTGGTTGAGCGGCAACCCCACAGCGCGGCCATGTCGGCGCAAGCGCCCGCTGCCGACCGGATCAGCAGCCGTATTGCCGATGCGGTGCGCCACCGCAGGCATGCAAAACCCGTGCAGGTATTCAACCCCAACCTGCGCCCGCCACCTGTGACAGCAGGCCAGCGCATGGTTCAGGAACCGCCCCTACAGGCCCCGGCGCGGTCGCCCCATCACGTTCAGGCACCGCAACCCGTGCCAGCGCAACCGCCATTGGCTTCAGCCACGCTGACGGCACAGATGGCGGCACCGGCGATGGGCAATGTCCCTATGCCTGATTGGATGATGGCCGCCCAGCCCGCAACGCCCGCCCCCGCCCCGATGGATGAGTATGCAACCCCGCAACCATCTGCACCGATGTCGCAGGAACCCGCGATGACTGTGCGGCCCGGTCAGGTTTTGCAGCGCCGTGTTGTGGCAACTGCGCCGGTCAAGCCGCAAACCTCGCGTCAGGCCCGCGCCGAGGCTGAACCGACATTCCCCTTCGACACGCGTGAAACAGTGACCTATGAACTGCCGCCGCTGTCGCTGCTGGAAAGCCCCGGCAATGTTCAGCGCTATTCCCTGAGTGATGAAGCGCTGGAAGAAAACGCGCGGATGCTGGAATCGGTTCTGGATGATTACGGCGTGCGTGGCGAAATTGTCAGCGTGCGCCCCGGCCCTGTTGTGACGCAATATGAACTGGAACCTGCGCCGGGGCTGAAGGCCAGCCGCGTCATTGGTCTGGCTGATGACATTGCGCGGTCGATGTCGGCGTTGTCGGCGCGGGTGTCCACCGTTCCGGGGCGGTCCATCATCGGGATTGAATTGCCCAATGCGCACCGCGAAAAGGTGGTCTTGCGCGAAATCCTGTCCGCGCGCGATTTTGGCGACACCCAGATGCGCCTGCCATTGGCGCTGGGCAAGGGGATTGACGGCGAACCCATCGTCGCCAATCTGGCCAAGATGCCGCATTTGCTGATTGCGGGGACCACGGGTTCGGGCAAATCGGTGGCCATCAACACGATGATCCTGTCGCTGCTGTATCGTCTGACGCCGGATGAATGCCGCATGATCATGATTGACCCCAAAATGCTGGAACTGTCCGTCTATGACGGCATTCCGCATCTGTTGTCGCCTGTTGTCACCGACCCCAAGAAAGCCGTGGTCGCGCTGAAATGGGTCGTGGGCGAGATGGAAGAGCGCTATCGCAAAATGTCCAAGATGGGCGTGCGCAATATCGAAGGGTTCAATGGCCGCGTGCGCGAAGCGCTGGAGCGTGGCGAGATGTTCAAGCGCACCATCCAGACGGGGTTTGACGATGACACCGGTGACCCTGTGTTCGAGACGGAAGAATTCGCGCCCGAATTGTTGCCCTATATCGTAGTTGTTGTGGACGAGATGGCAGACCTGATGATGGTTGCGGGCAAGGAGATCGAGGCCTGCATCCAGCGCCTTGCGCAGATGGCGCGTGCATCGGGTATTCACCTGATCATGGCCACGCAGCGCCCGTCGGTCGATGTGATCACCGGCACCATCAAGGCAAACTTCCCCACGCGGATTTCGTTTCAGGTGACCAGCAAGATCGATTCGCGCACCATTCTGGGCGAACAGGGGGCGGAGCAACTGCTGGGCATGGGCGACATGCTGTATATGGCAGGGGGTTCACGCATTACCCGCATTCACGGCCCCTTCGTCAGCGATGAGGAGGTGGAGGAGATCGTCAACCACCTGAAATCCTTTGGCCCGCCCGATTACAAATCCGGCGTGGTCGATGGCCCCGAATCCGACAAGGAAGCCGATATTGATGCGGTTCTTGGCCTTGGTGGCAATACCACAGGCGAAGATGCGTTGTATGATCAGGCGGTGCAGGTGGTTATTCAGGACCGCAAATGTTCCACCAGCTACATTCAGCGCAAACTGGGCATCGGCTATAACAAGGCCGCGCGTCTGGTCGAGCAGATGGAAGATGAAGGGCTTGTCACCGCAGCCAACCATGTCGGCAAACGCGAGATCCTGATCCCCGAACAGGGCTGATGCCCCCTGTTCGGCGGGGGGCTTTATCGGCAACTCTCTGCCTTGTGTAGGGTGCGTGATCAGATCGTGGCTTTGCCGCCGCCGCATCGTGCATTATTTAGGATGTCATGAGTATATCACGCCGTTCCCTTCTTCTGTCCCTGCCAGCGCTTGCGCTGGTCCGGCCAGCCATGGCCCAGGCTATTCCGCTTGCGGAAATCTCGGCCTATTTTAACAGTTTCACCACCGCCGAAGGGGAGTTTACCCAGATAAACCCCGACGATTCACTGGTGACAGGGCGCTTGTTTATCCGCCGGCCCGGTCGCATGCGGTTCGAATATGACCCGCCCGAAGACGCGCTGGTCATGGCGGGCGGCAGTCAGGTGTCGGTGTTTGACGGGCGGTCCAATCAGGGGCCGAACCAATACCCGTTGCGCCAGACGCCGCTGAACATCATTCTGGAACAGAATGTGGATTTCCAGCGCGCGCGTATGGTCGTGGGCCACACGGTTGACGGTGATGTGACAACCGTGGTCGCCCAGGACCCCGAAAACCCGCAATACGGGTCCATCCGCCTGAACTTTTCCGCCAACCCCACGGAATTGCGCCAATGGGTCATCCGCGATGACACCGGCGCTGAAACCACCGTTATCTTGGGCAATATGCGCTTTGGCGGGCAGTTGTCGGCGCGGTTGTTCGATGTGGTGGCAGAAACCGAACAACGGCGGCGGTGATCAGGGTTTGGTCAGCGCTTGTTCCAGCGCTTCGCGGATGAGGCGCTGATAGGGGATGCCACGGTCCTTGGCGCGCGCTTTCAGCGCCGCAATCAAGGGTTCAGGCAAGCGCATGGTCACGCGCGCGGATTTTGGCAGGGTTTCGAAGCGCATCGGCTTGAACTGTGCGAAGTCCAAAGCAGACAGGTCTTGATCAAGGAAATCTTCGGCCTGCTCGTCAGTTGTCAGGACGGGAACCGATGTTGGGGAAGATTTCGGCATAGCGTGTGACCTCTCGGGCGTGCATGTAGCGGGCGCTGATGGGGCGGATTTTGCCGTCCCGCCAGCAAAAGGCTATGAAAGCCGGCCGGCCTTCGGGGGTAGGACCAAGTGCGATGAAACGCTGCTCGGCATTGGTCGAATGCTCCGGGTCAGGCGCAACATGAAGGCCCCCACGGAACATGATTTCGATCTGGGCGCGGGTCAGGCCGTGCTTTTCACATTTGGCACTGTTGCCGTGGTCCCAGTCGAAGGTGATCATAATGTATGTACAAATGTGCGGACAGTCAAGGATTTAGGGTGAAGCTATGTTGTCAGTAAATGATATTGCCGCTGCGGGTTGCGCAGCGCTTTCAAATGCAGCTTAACATCTTCTGGTAAACCAAGATCTTCAAGTTTATGAATCGGTTTAATCCCAAAAGGCATTATTTCTCCTTGCTTATTGCTCAGAATTATTGGCGCGAGTTCCTGAAGATAGCGCGGCTCTGGAAGGCAAAAGCGCTTTTCGTCTCTACAGACCATTGAGAAAAGTGCATTAGATGCGCAGTCTGCCAAGATGAAGCATCTATCATCTTTCTTCTTTACAGCTATGATTGAGAAAGGGTTGAGTCCGCGCAATGAAGCAGCTCGATGGTCGAGTGGAGTCGTTTGAATGCGCTTAACAAAGGAAATAAGTGAACTGTATTGCTGATCTCTAGCTTCTAGCCGAATACTAACAGATTCTCTAGAAATCCCGCAAACACTTAATGCATTCGAAACCCTCTCGAGTAGATACTGTGATACCTTGTTGTAGTAATGTGTTGGCGTTGAACTTGCTTGTGGAAGGTATTCTAAGAGGGATAGCTTGTTTGAGATTACTCCGACCATTCCTACAGGTAATTTAGCGATTGTTCTTGCTAGAAAAATTCTTTCATAGTGCGAAAGATTTTTCGAATGCTTTCCAGACTGTAAGAATGGCAGTCCTTGGAGAGCTGTTTCGATCTTCTCTCGGTTTTCCTCTCGAAAGAAGACAACCGACATGCAGAAATACTGCGTTGGTCCAAAAGATGGATCAGGCGCTACGTTCCGTAGACCCGTATCGCCTGACTCATCAATGAGGACTGTATACATTTCACCTCGTAAATTTCTTATACTTAACCCGCTTCGGCTCCAGCGCGTCAGGCCCCAACCGCCGTTTCTTGTCGTCTTCATAGGCTGCGAAATTGCCCTCGAACCATTCGACATGTGCCTCGCCCTCAAACGCTAGTATGTGCGTGCACAGCCGGTCAAGGAAGAAGCGGTCGTGGGAAATGACCACGGCGCAGCCTGCGAAATCTTCCAGCGCCGCTTCCAGAGCTTGCAGGGTTTCCACGTCCAGATCGTTGGTCGGTTCATCCAGCAGCAGCACATTGCCGCCTGCGCGCAGCAGTTTGGCCATATGCACGCGGTTACGTTCACCCCCTGACAGCAGGCCCACTTTCTTTTGCTGGTCGCCCCCTTTGAAGTTGAACGCGCCCACATAGGCGCGGGAGTTCACCTCGGCATCGCCAAGCTGGATGATGTCCAGCCCGTCGCTGATTTCTTCCCACACGGTTTTCTTCGCATCCAGCGCATCGCGCGACTGATCCACATAGGACAGCTGCACCGTGTCGCCGAATTCGATGCTGCCCTCATCTGGCTGTTCCTGTCCGGTCAGCATGCGAAACAGCGTAGATTTGCCCGCGCCGTTGGGACCGATCACGCCGACAATACCGCCCGGTGGCAGCGCGAAGGACAGGTCTTCGATCAGCAGGCGGTCGCCATAGCCCTTTTTCAGGTTCTCGATCTCGATCACCTTGCCGCCAAGGCGTGGACCATTGGGAATGATGATCTGTGCGCGACCGATCTTTTCACGCTCGGACTGGCCTGCCTTTTCTTCATAGGCGGCAATCCGTGCCTTGGATTTGGTTTGCCGTGCTTTCGCGCCTGCCCTGATCCATTCCAGCTCGCGTTCCAGCGATTTCTGGCGCGCCTTGTCCTCGCGGGATTCCTGGCTCAGGCGTTTGGCTTTTTGTTCCAGCCATGCGGAATAATTCCCTTCATAGGGAATGCCGCGCCCGCGGTCGAGTTCCAGAATCCAGCCGGTGATGTCATCCAGAAAGTAGCGGTCATGGGTGACAATCAGGATGGTGCCCTTGTATTCGATCAGGTGCTTTTGCAGCCATGCGATGGTTTCGGCGTCCAAATGGTTGGTCGGTTCGTCCAGCAGCAGCATGTCGGGCGCTTCCAGCAGCAGCTTGCACAGCGCCACGCGGCGCTTTTCACCACCTGACAGGGTGTCGACCGATGCCGTGTCGGGCGGGCAGCGCAGCGCTTCCATGGCGACATCGATCTGGCTGTCCAGATCCCACAGGTTTTCCGCGTCGATCTGGTCTTGTAGCGCGGCCATTTCATCGGCGGTCTCGTCAGAATAGTTCATGGCCAGTTCGTTATAGCGGTCCAGCTTGGCCTGTTTTTCGGCCACGCCCAGCATGACATTGCCGCGCACGTCCAGTGTGGCGTCCAGGTCGGGTTCCTGCGGCAGGTAACCCACTTTGGCCCCTTTTGCGGCCCAGGCCTCGCCGGTGAAATCCTTGTCGATGCCCGCCATGATGCGCAGCAGCGTGGATTTCCCCGCGCCATTGACACCCACAACCCCGATTTTCACGCCCGGAAGAAAGGACAGCCGAACGTTTTCAAAGCATTTCTTGCCGCCGGGATAGGTTTTGGACACACCATCCATGTGGTAGACATATTGATAGGACGCCATGTGCTTTCCTTCGTGTGAGATGGGGGCTTTGCCTTCCCTAGCGCAAGGACGGGCCGTGCTGCAAGCGGGACAGGGCGGAAATGGAAAAACCCCCGCGGCGTGCGCGGGGGTATATCTTGGGGGCAAGCGGTGCCTTAGTTGGCGACCGGAGCTTCGCCCTGCTGGGCGCGCAAAGCGGCCTGACGCTGGATTTCCTGTTTATACAGGGCCAGAAAATCGACCGTGTCCAGATTCAGCGGCGGGAAGCCGCCATCGCGCGTGACATCGGAAATGATGCGGCGTGCGAAGGGGAAAATCATGCGCGGGCATTCGATCAGCAAAAACGGGTGCAGCTGTTCGGCGGGCACGTTTTCAATCAGGAAAACACCGACATAGTCCAGTTCCACGATGAACAGCGCCTGATCATCTTCCTTGTTCTTGGATGTGATCTTGAACTTGGTGGCGACTTCATACTGGTTTTCCACGTCGCGCTTGTTCGCATCAAGGCTGACCTGCACCTGAATGTCGGGCTGGACATTGCTGCCTTGCAGTTTCTTCTGCGCGGCGACATTTTCAAACGACAGGTCACGCACGAATTGCGCCATAACGCGCATGTTCACTTTCGGGGTTTCGGCTGGCTGTGCGCCGTTGGTTTCTTCTGCCATGTTTACCGGGCTCCTATTGATGGACAGTTATTCTTCGGCGCGCTTGTAGCAGGGGGGCGCGGGTGGCTCAATCCCGCTTTTGGTTTGGCGGCAGGTGGTGTGTGTTTTGCTGCGGATCCGGCTGGCGGACATAGTCGCCGTCAATGACATCATCGCGCGCAGGCCGAGTATGTGCGGCGCTTGCCCGAAGAACCAGACGCGACAGAATCAAGGCGCGCACAGGCGGCAGCAGCAGCAACAGCCCAAGGCCATCTGTGAAAAACCCCGGCAGCAGCACCAGCAACGCGCCGATCATGCGCAGGGCCGAATGCGCCATGGGGCTTGCGGGGCTTGCATCGCGCGCAAGGGCCGCGCGGACGCTTTCGGCATTGCGGTAGGGTTCCAGGCGCATCAGCACCAGACCCAGCGCGCCGCTCAGGAAAACCCAAGCCAGCGTTCCGATGACGCCTATTTCGCTTCCAAATTGAACGAAAAGTGCGATTTCAACGACCGGAATGGCCAGTATGGCTAACAGAATCCACATCTTTCGGCCTCTCGTCTGAAATGATGTTACTTTGGAAGGTAGACTTGACCGTCTTCGCGCCTTACATAAGCATTTGAACCGCCATACCAACCCCTGGCCGAGGTAACAATGGAACCCGCCGTGATCCAGCTTCTTATTCTTGCAGGCATTGCTGTCTTTCTTATTCTGCGTTTGCGCGCTGTTCTTGGAACACGCGACGGATTTGAGTCCAAACCCGTTCAACGCGGTGACGGCACGTCGGAACCGCTGTCAAAACCACGATTTGAGGTGATTGACGGTGGCCCTGATACCGATATTACCGACCATGTGCCCGAAGGGTCCGACATGGCGAAAGTGCTTGCGCGGATGAAGGCGGTTGATCCTGATTTCAGTGTGGGCGATTTCCTTCAGGGTGCCCGTGGCGCGTATGAAATGATTCTGATGGCGTTTGAATCCTCGGATATGGATTCAATCCTGCCGTTCCTGTCGCGTGATGTGTTCAACAGTTTTGACGAAGTTGTGCAGTTGCGTGAACAGCAGGGCGTGCGGGTGGATGCCTCTTTCGTGGGGCTGCGCGAACTGGACCTTGTGGGCGCCACGTTTGACGAGGACACCAACGAGGGCGAGATCACCATCAAGTTCCTGGGTGAACTGACATCTGTGGTCCGCAAAGTTGACAGCGGCGAGATTGTCGAAGGTGACCCGAATGAGATCAAGCGCCAGCGCGATGTTTGGACATTTGCCCGCGATTTGACGGCTGACAGCCCGAACTGGAAACTGGTCGCCACCGGCGAGTGACATTCGGAGGCAGGGGATGACCCGCAAATCCCGCAGGTTGCATCCCGACGATCTTGAACTTTGGGGCCGCGTCGCGAAAAGCGCGCGGCCTTTGAAGTCCGATCTGGCAAAAGCGTTCGAGATGCCGGATGTGGCCCAACAGGTGTTCACACCCGAGCCCGAAAAAAAGCCAAAAAAAGCGCCGCGTCATCAGGGTGGGACCATTCTGCGGCCCACGCCCCCCGGTGCGGCTGTTATGCACGACCTTTTGCCGCCGATATCGGATGCGTTGGCGGGCGCGGCTGTCAGTATGGACAAGCGCAAATTCCAGCGCATGACCAAGGGCAAGTTGCAGCCCGAAGCGCGGATCGACCTGCATGGCATGACACTGGCGCAGGCGCATGCGGCGCTGAACGGGTTTATCCTGCGTGCCCAGTCGCAGGGGTTGCGGTTGGTGCTGGTGATCACCGGCAAGGGAAAGACTGTTGCCGATGACGGCCCGATCCCGCGCAGACGCGGGGCGTTGAAACATGATGTGCCGCAATGGTTGCGCATGGCACCACTGGCAGGCGCGGTGCAGGAGTTGCGCGAGGCGCATCTGCGCCATGGCGGCAGTGGCGCGTATTATGTGTATTTGCGCAAGGCGCGGCCGTGATGTCGGATTTGAGTATTTTTTGCAAGATGAAGGGGCAGGGCGGCCCCTTGGCAAGTGGCCGGATTTGCGGCAAAGGAGCATGTCCGAGCAAGAGGCCAGACAGATGACATTCCGTTTCGATATATCCGCGCGCGATGGCCGCGCCCGCAGCGGCACCATTCATACGCCACGCGGCGACATTCGCACGCCTGCCTTCATGCCGGTGGGCACGGCCGCAACCGTCAAGGCGATGATGCCCGAGTCGGTGCGCGAAACGGGTGCGGATATTTTGCTTGGCAACACATATCACCTGATGCTGCGCCCGACGGCGGAACGCATTGCGGCCCTGGGCGGTTTGCACAAGTTCATGAACTGGAACCGGCCCATATTGACGGATTCGGGCGGGTTTCAGGTTATGTCGCTGGCCAGCCTGCGCAAGATGTCCGAAGAAGGCGTGCGCTTTGCCAGTCATATTGACGGGTCGCGCCACATGCTTAGCCCCGAACGCTCGATGGAAATCCAGCGCTTGCTGGGGTCTGACATTGTGATGTCATTTGATGAATGCACCCCCTTTCCAGCGGATGAGAAGGTGGCGCGCGCGTCCATGGAATTGTCCATGCGCTGGGCGGCGCGGTCGCGCGCGGCGTTTGGTGACAGGCCGGGATACGCGCTGTTTGGTATTCAGCAAGGGTCGGTTTACCGCGACCAGCGCGCTGAAAGCGCCGATAAACTGCGCGAGATCGGATTTGACGGCTACGCCATTGGCGGGCTGGCTGTGGGCGAGGGGCAGGAGGTGATGTTTGAGGTGCTGGATTATGCCCCCCCACAACTGCCGGATGACAAGCCGCGCTACCTGATGGGGGTGGGCAAGCCGGATGATATTGTGGGCGCGGTCCAGCGCGGTGTCGATATGTTCGACTGCGTTCTGCCATCGCGTTCGGGGCGCACGGGGCAGGGGTGGACCGCGCGCGGGCCTGTGAACCTGCGCAATGCGCGACACCGCGATGACCCCCGCCCGCTGGAAGAGGGCTGCACCTGTCCCGCCTGCCGCAACTACAGCCGTGCCTATTTGCATCATGTCATCAAGGCCGATGAAATCATCGGGTCGATGCTGCTGACATGGCATAATCTGGCCTATTACCAGCGGTTGATGCAGGGGCTGCGGGAGGCTATTGTGCAAGGCAGCCTTGACAGGTTCGCTGCTTC
Above is a window of Roseinatronobacter sp. S2 DNA encoding:
- the ettA gene encoding energy-dependent translational throttle protein EttA gives rise to the protein MASYQYVYHMDGVSKTYPGGKKCFENVRLSFLPGVKIGVVGVNGAGKSTLLRIMAGIDKDFTGEAWAAKGAKVGYLPQEPDLDATLDVRGNVMLGVAEKQAKLDRYNELAMNYSDETADEMAALQDQIDAENLWDLDSQIDVAMEALRCPPDTASVDTLSGGEKRRVALCKLLLEAPDMLLLDEPTNHLDAETIAWLQKHLIEYKGTILIVTHDRYFLDDITGWILELDRGRGIPYEGNYSAWLEQKAKRLSQESREDKARQKSLERELEWIRAGAKARQTKSKARIAAYEEKAGQSEREKIGRAQIIIPNGPRLGGKVIEIENLKKGYGDRLLIEDLSFALPPGGIVGVIGPNGAGKSTLFRMLTGQEQPDEGSIEFGDTVQLSYVDQSRDALDAKKTVWEEISDGLDIIQLGDAEVNSRAYVGAFNFKGGDQQKKVGLLSGGERNRVHMAKLLRAGGNVLLLDEPTNDLDVETLQALEAALEDFAGCAVVISHDRFFLDRLCTHILAFEGEAHVEWFEGNFAAYEDDKKRRLGPDALEPKRVKYKKFTR
- the secB gene encoding protein-export chaperone SecB: MAEETNGAQPAETPKVNMRVMAQFVRDLSFENVAAQKKLQGSNVQPDIQVQVSLDANKRDVENQYEVATKFKITSKNKEDDQALFIVELDYVGVFLIENVPAEQLHPFLLIECPRMIFPFARRIISDVTRDGGFPPLNLDTVDFLALYKQEIQRQAALRAQQGEAPVAN
- a CDS encoding FxsA family protein, encoding MWILLAILAIPVVEIALFVQFGSEIGVIGTLAWVFLSGALGLVLMRLEPYRNAESVRAALARDASPASPMAHSALRMIGALLVLLPGFFTDGLGLLLLLPPVRALILSRLVLRASAAHTRPARDDVIDGDYVRQPDPQQNTHHLPPNQKRD
- a CDS encoding Tim44/TimA family putative adaptor protein, coding for MEPAVIQLLILAGIAVFLILRLRAVLGTRDGFESKPVQRGDGTSEPLSKPRFEVIDGGPDTDITDHVPEGSDMAKVLARMKAVDPDFSVGDFLQGARGAYEMILMAFESSDMDSILPFLSRDVFNSFDEVVQLREQQGVRVDASFVGLRELDLVGATFDEDTNEGEITIKFLGELTSVVRKVDSGEIVEGDPNEIKRQRDVWTFARDLTADSPNWKLVATGE
- a CDS encoding Smr/MutS family protein, encoding MTRKSRRLHPDDLELWGRVAKSARPLKSDLAKAFEMPDVAQQVFTPEPEKKPKKAPRHQGGTILRPTPPGAAVMHDLLPPISDALAGAAVSMDKRKFQRMTKGKLQPEARIDLHGMTLAQAHAALNGFILRAQSQGLRLVLVITGKGKTVADDGPIPRRRGALKHDVPQWLRMAPLAGAVQELREAHLRHGGSGAYYVYLRKARP
- the tgt gene encoding tRNA guanosine(34) transglycosylase Tgt; the protein is MTFRFDISARDGRARSGTIHTPRGDIRTPAFMPVGTAATVKAMMPESVRETGADILLGNTYHLMLRPTAERIAALGGLHKFMNWNRPILTDSGGFQVMSLASLRKMSEEGVRFASHIDGSRHMLSPERSMEIQRLLGSDIVMSFDECTPFPADEKVARASMELSMRWAARSRAAFGDRPGYALFGIQQGSVYRDQRAESADKLREIGFDGYAIGGLAVGEGQEVMFEVLDYAPPQLPDDKPRYLMGVGKPDDIVGAVQRGVDMFDCVLPSRSGRTGQGWTARGPVNLRNARHRDDPRPLEEGCTCPACRNYSRAYLHHVIKADEIIGSMLLTWHNLAYYQRLMQGLREAIVQGSLDRFAASFHARRAEGDIDPI